The Misgurnus anguillicaudatus unplaced genomic scaffold, ASM2758022v2 HiC_scaffold_29, whole genome shotgun sequence genomic sequence TTTTCACCTTGGCAGTTTTCTCTGAGTAGCTAGTAAGACAATATGGTTCTAATACATTCATAAATCTAAGACATGGATTATACATTCATAAATGGTAACATCAAACATTCAAATATGTAATAAGAAATACATTATATGtaataagaaaaacatttacTCCAACAGCTTGCAGTGACGAAACTGTGATGACTATTCGCAATAGGTCTAATACTCTAggcttaaaatacatttagatACACTTGCTAGTACACATTACTTGTATGCATTCCATTACAATATTATGCTGCATTCCAGGCAGGTTTTTGAGCCCGTAAatcacgacttcaaaaccatgACTCATgactctgaactgggagtacacattccaggcaacctgtaacccgTGTTTTTCCAACCTTCTGCCCatgaaagtgcactggaacggcagtcaaaTCCGTGACTTCTCACCCGTGAACTCATACTAGATTGGTGTTctggtcctcgaggaccccctTCCATAAAGTTGTAGAtgtttccttatttaaaacatttgaaccaactcatcagcctccttccagaatgtctccctaacaagctagtgagttaaatcaggtgtgtttattaaggagacatctaaaacattctggaaggggtcctcgaggaccagggttgaagaaTACTGTACAagatcgatgtactcccagttcagagtcgtgaGTCGTGGTATTGAAGTCGTAATTTACGGGTTACAGGTTGCCTAGAATGCGTCATTAGTATACAGATTCTACAGTCAGTCTGTTCATTAGGTGAGGTGTAGATTACTGGAGGTCTTAAATAAATTCAGTTTCCTATTCAATTGCTTTTCAGCAAAATATCTTGGCAAATAAGTAAGTAATCTGATGCATACTTAAAATTAGCTTATACAATAAAAGTAGCTTTGCACACTGCGGCTAATACTTTCTTCCAGTATTTACAAtatgtatttacattatgtgcattttgtaaaattggTGCTTAAATCTGTTTATCCCTGGAAGATGGATATTCAGGAGCGCTTGATGGCACACAGTTTGTGTGGTGATGGATTCAATGTGATTCCAACGATTCCCTTGAGATCCAGTTCATCTTCAGACACTCCTGGTGGAGGAGTGAAGCGGAAGATCTGAAGAAGGGAGGTGAAGAAAAGAAAGAGCTCCATCCTGGCCAAACTCTCACCTAGACAAATCCTGCGGCCTGAGAGAGAAAGGGggtagaaagagagagagagagagagagagagagagagaaagagagagagagagatgggtcATCTCATTgctcaaatgtatacatacgGCAAGCACAACATCTTGTCTGGTGTAGATTTGAAAGTACCTGCAGAAAAGGGCatgaaagcatcattcttaaCAAACTGGCCCTTCTCATCAAGAAAGTGTTCTGGATAAAAGCTGTGTGGTTTCTTCCAAACACTTTCATCCCTTAATACAGACGTCAACAGAGGAATTACAGTGGTACCCTAGAAAACAAACAGAAGACCAAATTATAACATGTAAAGATTTTGCTCTTGGAAGTGTTCCTACTGTAAGCTACTTGGACCCACGAGACATGGGGAGACAGGTGCTCTTACAAGGACACTAAAGGCTTCAGTATATGTTGCTATAGCAGCTCTTGAGATAAGAAAGTGAGCTTTTACTCACTAGCTGGCCTTTATTAAACATATATCTTTTTGACTGACCTTCTTGATGAAATATCCATTGAAGTTCACATCACAGCTGGTCGTATGCGGTAGATTCATTGGCAATATGTTGGCCAGTCTCTGAACTTCATGGATCACAGCATCGGTGTAAGATAAATTCTTTCTATCGTCCACCATTGGCTGACGTCCACCGATCACTCTGTCAATCTCCTCTTGAACTCGATCTGCATATAAACACAGCACATTATTGATCCTTCAGAAATGAATTCAGCCGAACTGAGGAAAGTCTTTATAGAGTACTGTGTTTTTACCTTGGATATGAGGGTATTTGGCCATAATCATCAGAGCCCAACGCAATGTTGTTCCTGTAGTGTCAGTACCAGCGATGAAAAGACTTACCACAGAGATGATAAGATTGTCCTGGTGGAAATGTGAGTCCTTCTTATTGGATTTctgacaaaacaaaaaacatgtaatCATTTTACCAACTCCATGAGGCTACAAAGTCCTATCAACTAAACCCATCTTGCATGTACTTGTGTAAGCGACTGTTTCCTTTAAACTTCctcctgtaaaaaaaatcaatgtaaaGGTTTTTAGCATGTGAAgcaaaacactgtaatttccgTACCTCGTCGCTCTGTTTTCGGATGAGAAAGGAGTCAACAAATCCTCTGCTGTCCTGTGGATTCAGAGTCTCTAACAGCTCGGAGGTCAACTGTGTTATTGactctgtatttttttgtgcatttttcaCCATAGCCTTTTTGCTATTCAGAAATGGACCCAGCCATGGAAATGTGTTATACAGCTACAAGAAGAGATTAGAGACAAACAACATGAATGGCAGAAATTTTGAAGTGgcatttataaaatatctaTAAGACCTTTTATGACCTTTATTAGGAGATGAATAAATAACTTTACACGTTATCAGTAACTCACCATAACACAGCAAAAATCATACACAAAGAACAACGGGAGGGTAAAGCGCACTTCTTGGATataaaaatgtgatctgattTTCTCCACGAAGAAGACCTATTAATATATTCCTGCAAAAACCTAACTGGACATAGCAGGTGAAGTATTTAATGGTCTGCCGACTTGTGAGGAGGAGGATGGAAGGCCTGTAGAACTAAGGTTCTAGCTGGGCAGAAACCTTATAAACTTAAACTGATCTCGGGTGAAGACAGCTTTATTATTCCCTGGAGCAAACTCCAAACATGGTAGGGAGACAGAAACCACCTGTAAATTGCCTACCCTCCTCAGAGTGGCAATGATGAGCAAAAACATCAGCTTAAGGGATACATATTTGTCCAAAGCTGACTGTAAAGGTTTGAAGGGagccagtgctttaagtggcacAAAAGAGGTAACGGTAcactattattttttattttttgctgactcgactcctcctatattgaaggggttttatatacagcagtcaacagaagaccttgtaaaaaataataaatacttttataagtctgtggatttgcttgagctagaaaaagctactgaacataaataaaatgtgcaaaaggattttgaaaaaatacccgTAGAAAGAGCTAttattgaacataaataaaatgcaaaaaatatgcaagtaaaattttcaacatgattaaatgctaaaactagttgttcagatagagtttaaaagaaaatgtcaccaagaccatgtctatgggttcgAGAATAAtcctggccatttgaaactctaaagtcataattttattttgtcccattgttttccattttgcgggtggtaaaactcctGTGCACGTCGTtaaaattcattgaaatttcgttcacttgtagtttagcaattaaactaaatgtgtattacaatttcaataatgtttttactctgcaagttgcctgaggaaatccgaagttgcgtcaaggggaaccaaactgataGCAGCGATAGCAGAGATTGTCGCGTACCTATTGGAAaaagcttgcgtctgacctgcagcgatatcattctggcttggtgggatgtcagccagtgagtcctctgattctgaccttgttcttttactactcaaaGTCTAAAACAAGAAAggcatattaagtgttcattttaaccgagcagctatggttgcgcgtttcacacacaaacacacacctctccagaccATGTTGAGTTGATGACGCTGACAGCAGCAAAAGCGATGACGCATGgacttttaacttgtaaaactcaagggtgtatgagcagtgttgggtaagttacttaaaaaaagtaatccactacaaattactaattactactttaaaaatgtaatttgattacattactgaTTACTACATGcaaaaagtaatctaattactaattactttacttttaagttactttgacaaatcaaatgtaaaaaagcTACAAAGTGAAACTGTCCGAAACAAGGAcggatgaacccaaacgcaggcGATGACGGGGgtgaacagaaaacactttattataacaaagacaaaacaagaGCCCACGTGGGGGCAGAACAAACACGGAATACTGACAGATGACTTAAACTAGACTTGACTATGATTCTAACACTAGACAGAATCACACAGTAACAGTACAAAATGAACGAGCACATGACTAAGAACACAATGGcattataaatatgaaaaactaaacaggataaggagaaaacaagtGAGGGTAATGAACTAATGATTAAACTATTAAAAGGGAGAAGAAGGGGGCGGAGACAAGAGATGAGACACCGAAGGTCATATTTGAATGCTATTTTGGTGTGATTTGCACTCTCCTAAATTACTGGTCATAATGATGCAGAAATATTTGTAGCTTTTATAATAAGTTACACATGTTTAACATTTCTCATTAAACACTCTACATGTGATCTATGCACATTCATTCGCGGAGACAGAAACTAGAGTTTTAACACGTCAACGCATTCGCAAGGGCTTTTTGGTCAAGTTAAAGAATGTTAATATTCATGTTAGTTtgttaaatataacaatcaaaagttgttttggtaattgtttaaataaacatatgattaattaatgcaagtgcacgcattgagctcatgattaaataacatagttaaataatgttaacaaagaAAACCTTATACATtagtaatttaaaaacacacctgTACAATCGCTTCTGACAGACCAGATGTCATCGCGCAAAGCCCACTTTTTTGGACATGTATTGTCTGTATTCCACTTGAATGATTAACCACCGCTCACACAGCATCCATTTGCTTGCGTCTCCGACGAGTGATTATGCAGTATGCACATGCTTGTTAACTGACGCTGCGCGCATGCTCGTTAACTGACTCTGCGAGCATGCTCGTTAACAGACGTTGCTGAGCAACGgcaaaacgtcattttaaaatacattttaattaatttttcaaCACTTAATTTGTAACGCTAGTAACGTAATTTTGTTGTCATTGGTAACTGTAAtcaaattacatacatttaaaatgtaaagcgtTACGTTACTGCGTTATCAGGAAAAGTAATTAGAGTACAGTAATGCGTTACATAGTATACCCAACTCTGTGTATGAGTAATGTATTCTCTGCTCTTtgtgggacgaattaggaagcaTACATTGAGAAGGGCActctgaaaagcggcagcgcagccaaaggattaaattaaacctctgatttaaacagaGGTGCAAATGAGCATTCCGGTatgctaaaagcacgttctggacGCACAGAGAGGTGGTGGTAAGCTCAAGAGCTATATTTGGAAGTGACGATACTGAGTACCAGCGTgtaccggcccacttaaagcactgaagGGAGCTAACTAAAAGTACTATCAAGTCCCAGGCCAGAACTCTAGCTCAGTTGTTCCCAAATCCAGTCCTTGGGACCCCCCTCCCAGCATGTTTTAGAtttctccttatatgaaacacctgattccactcATCAGGCTAGGCTGGAAGGAGCCTTATgagtggaatcaggtgtttcatataaggagacatctaaaacattctggaaggggggtcccgaggactggatttgggaaccactgcagAGGCCTCATCTTCAAAGTTCTGGGTTCAGGCCTAAAGCAGAGCCCGGAGCACTCTCCTTGCCAGGAAGCGCTCTGGGCTCGGGTCAATACTGAGCTCGGAGACCTGTCCTCAGACAGCATGCCAAATGCACATTCCAATAATctgacttatttgtaagtgtgaactcatGAAAACCTCACCAGAGAGACCCTGGTCTAGAAGTTCATGCCCTTCAGGGGCCAAACCCATAGTTTACACAATTCTGGAAATATTGCACCCCCAGCCTGAGTTAGAAGATCCCTCCTGATGTGAATCTCCCAAGGCAGGCCTGCCACGAGGGCTAGGAcatttgaaaccaaactctctTCAGCACTCCTGGAAGCAGCGCAATCGTCAAAAAAGTGTCACAAGTcggggtggacccagatgtaaataaggtcacgcccctttttccacctcgaggagattcccaaagccaccccaatgaccagacacacaaggtaggcataaattaaaatgtattttatttaatttacttaaaaataataaatagggcAGGGAAGAAGGGGAACTTAAAATAACGGCCCCTCtaggctctcttcacagctcggttTCTCAGggttcacgctggctctctctctcttcctccacagacgacagctgggacacaaaggcacagtgaatcgttctcaatTAGTTCTCTCACTtcttcgctgattacagctgctggtacgtatggttctccttcacaacgggtctccttagagctcacgcttgttctctctctcttcctccacagacgacagctgggacacaaaggcacagtaaatcgttctcagttagttctctcacctcttcgctgattacagcttctggtacgtatgtttctccttcacaacgggtctccttaaagctcacgcttgttctctctctcttcctccacagacgacagctgggacacaaaggcacagtgaatcgttctcagtgagttctctcacctcttcgctgattacagcttctggtacgtatgtttctccttcacaacgggtctccttagagctcacgcttgttctctctcCGCAGCTCTCTCAGCACACTCCTCTTCCCTGTTGATTGACAGACTGAAAGGGTTATGCTATACTTCTcagggtggcggacttacgataACGGCTAGGCGTACTGCATCGACCGGCAGTGGTTTCCAAGATAGCGCCGGGGACCAAACCCTCTCGGCTGACTCGTTGGTTCAACAGAGGGGCGGGAGTGTCACGCCgtcacaccgggtcgagcgctgccctttcctcgacgcCCGTTGGCAATCGAAaaccggaccggggcgcccctttgtagagacctcggggcagcggatctccttcgcctctgaCTCTGTGATGATAAACAGCACACGGGTAAAGTAGCAATGAAACTGGTAATACTCACACCGCCAGTCGTACagatcttcaccgccactcctaacaCAAGTCCGCCAAGCGTCTGGCTACGAAAGTACTTCAGGAACTACTCCGTAATTTCTAaggctgaaacacactcacagcataatcgtACACAGGGTTATTCTAGAATCCGTTTTCCTCTTCAGCGCCCctagcgagtgactggaggcggggtacgtctgacacgacacagcaatctcactgcaatatacacagcaccacttcaaagtgaaatttctacatccaagactcacccaccacgctcagtgcacacaatagacgcccgtcttccttcgcCTCGCTCTGGGCAAGAATGTGGAGATGGTAACACGGCCTAGCAGTTGTTTTCCGTCACTGTGGCTGTCTCACACAAAGATCCggtggctcacccaccacgctgactCAGGGGCAGGGCCACCCACTCTCGCTGGAAAGCGCTTAAAAGATATCCAGGTCAAGTACATACAAGGTACATTCAATGAATGAATTCGTTTACTCACAACTGCGGTGCTTCGGTTATCTCACGCTTCCTTAGGTTAACTTCTCCTTACGATGATTCCAGCTACACAGATAACGGTTTCTCCAGTCGTCAATACCACCACTACACAGATGGGTACTCACGATAGCACGTTCCTTCTTCTTTCACTTCATTCATACAAGGTCAGTCTCCGTTTACTTTCCAACCCGTAAGGTCTTCAATATCTGCATCAGCCGAAATCCCACGATGCACAAAGGGAGAGAGAGCAAGTCCAACAATCCGACTGGCGTACCCGGTGAGTTTAACTCAGCGCTACAGCACACACCAACACTGGTCATAACAACAGCGACTTCGGGGTGCTCCTTTTTAAAGATCCACGGCCTGCCTTCCTTTCGCCTCCTGTGGCTCTGTCCTCTTTCCAGTCGCTTAGCGATCCCCGGATCAGCAGAGCCTtcgggctcttcaaaaggtgcTTGTCTTTGTTTGCCTTTGGCAAAGGAGCTTCTCCCGTGTCAACCGCCGCTCGTGTACATCGCTCTCGTGTCAATCGCTTCTCTTTCTGTATGTCAGCAGAGCTATTTAAGTGCTTCATTTTTTTCCCCAGCCTCCAATCACACTTTGCTTACTTGATGCCTCACACCTGTGGCTCGTAAAGCCCTGTTAGCGTTGccctggaaaccaggaagtaaaaAGGTCCGTCTTCATATGTAGCCCGGTTGGGAaaccttccgggcggaaccaaaacttccctaactttggttccgcccttagAAAGATTGTCACCTTGTGACAAAAGCATACAGGCATCGCCTCGGCCATGCTTGTACCATAGCGTCCAAGCCCAATGGTGCTCGAGGAGTCAAAGAAAACCATAACTGGCAGTGGGTTGTCTCTTGGGATGCGAACAGGTCTGCTTCCGCTCGACTGTATCTCTCCCAAATCTGCTTCACCACCTTGGGGTGGAGTTTCCATTACCCGGGTCTAAACCCCCGTCTCTACAGGATGTCTGCTCCCACATTCTGTACTCCAGGGATATCGCTCTGAGCGACAGAAACTTATCCTGGGCCCAGAGAACCTGATGCGGCAGTCTGCACAAATGACGTGACCTCAGGCACCCCCGATGATTTATATAAGAGACCACTGTCGTATTGTCTGTTCTCACCAGAACATGATGGCCTCTGAGAACTGCGAGGAAGTACCTTAATGCTTTTACCACAGCTAACATCTCTAGACAATTTATTTGCCAATGAAGATGTTGCAGATGAACTGCCTTCCACGACTGCCCCCCAGCCTGCAAGGGACGCATCTGTCGAAATTGTTGACATTGCACCCCTAGGCCATTGTCAGGCCATTGTTCAGGAACCTGGGATTTCTCCATATTTTCAGGGAATGAAGCCACCTGCGCGTTACCCTGATTATCCAAAATGGTTGCCCCTCGAGGAAAACCCTTTGGTTACACTACTGTAACGGCCTCATCTGCAGCAGACCAATAGGAATTATGTTGGATGCTGTTGCCATTAGACCCAATACTCtttgaaaatattttacagtgtaggcctGGCCTAGCTTCATTCTGGATACTATTGCCAGGATCGATTGGACTCGCGCAAGAGAAAGGCGTGCCTGCATCAATAACGAGTACCATACTAGCCCCAGAAAGAAACCATGCTGCTCGAGCAGTCTAGCATGCTACCAGTTGGAATGCTAGAAGCCGACTTGCGGGTTCCCGCACTCTTCCCGGAAACGATGGAGACAGAGGGTAGTGAAAGGATTAAAGCTGTCTCGAATCCCTCTACTAACTCCATCTGCGAACCCCACAACTGCAGCGGTCACGCCACCTCAGCAAATGTTGGCCCAGACCCGTAAGGAACGCAAACATTACCCTCCTCATCAAATACGGAGACACAGGAGTGAAGCGTCTTTTAAGCGGGTTCCCATAATGCCATTGCATGATGCAGCGTTGAAGTTCCCTCGAAACTGAACCTCAATTGCTTTTCAACAAACATAAAGATAAGTTCATAAGAAAACCTAcagttttatgtttcaaacaaagatggcgatagagagtaAAAGTTAGGTGAAAAGTGCATCTTTTAGTGCAATATTATGGTGAATGGCTCAAGTAAATGGCAgcaatgcaattaaacatatttaaaatgataGATTGATCCTAAAAAGAATACCAGCAGAGAAACAGATCCACCAAGCCGAACGTTTTCATTTGCCCTGTCAACCATTGATGTGAAGCGAGGATCTGTGTACTCAAATCTGCTGCCATACACAATAGATGAGATGATGTTTGATACAGCGTAGTTCACGGGTTGAGTTGTATCAAAGGCTTTCCCTGTAAAAACAAACTCTCTCTATGAATCTTATAAAGTAGGAGCATGACTTCAGATGTCCAGCTATGTATTGTCGTACCTTGAAACTTCTCAAACTCTTTTTTCAGATACTGAATTTCCTCTATGATTTTGTCTTCACATCCTCTCTTGCCCATCCCAAAGTCACGCAGGTTAGACAGAGCGAAGCGTCTCATCTCTTTCCAGCTCTCTCCATTAGCAGTGGTGATCCCTgatcaaaacacaaacacttaaTCTAGTATAAATACTAATGTCACACATACAGAAAAAACTGCACTCCAAATACCCAGATGAGTGATTAGACATTGTCTGGGAGAACCCTGCCCTTATAAATGTGTGCACTAGATGGTCGATGGTCACAGTAAATACTGCAAGTATACATACTTCTTACCATGTCCTTTATTAAGTAGTTTGAAAATAGATTGAATATCTCGATCCCCAAACTCTTCTGCTCGGTTCACGAGCGCCTCTTTAACCGCTTTGTATCCGGTCAAGACCACGACTTTACTAGGACCAAAAAACACTTGGAATACGTTTCCATATGTTTTGGAAAGCTGGAGGTTACAGAGTAAAACATGAGTTAAGAAATCTCTAAATGATGGTTTTATTCTTGTTAAGATATCTCACCTCACAGAGAGTAtcaaaaggtctttccaggTCCAGCGTCAGCAGGTTTCCCAGCAGTGGAAGTGGTTTGGGTCCTGGTGgatattttctttctttgtgaGATTTGGAGTTGGATGAAAGCACATATAAAACCAAAAACACAAGCAAGGCAGCCAGTAATGTACCACTGCTGGAAAACTGAAGAAGTGTCTCAACAACAGCCATCATTAAATCTGAGTGCGTGTGCTGCACAGGAATCACTGAACGTGTGTTTGCTGCATTCATACATTTATAGCAGATAGAGGAGGGAGGGACCTTGTGTAAATTATTGTCCAAAACAAAGAAACTATAAGAACAGAGGGCTGAACGATAATGTCAGCATTTAGATATAGGACACACTTTGATGAATGATTAAACTTCTTCAGCTTGTTTAACAAGACAACAAAAATATCTCCTAAAGCCATAGCTACAAAAGTGTAACATATTTGcaccatattattttttatatatatagtacagtatacatacatacTTGATTCGTAGATAATATGATCTTTTCTAAACTAGTCAATCCATGTAAATGTGTGCACTTGAACACTGACAGATCTCACATTTGTCCTGAATTTGGTCTGATAACATTTTGGACTGTCGTCTACCTGTGCGCCAAATGCCATTTCTTACGTACGCTTCTATGGGTTTCGTGGATTGACCTCTGACAATAAGAactttctggaaaaaaactcaCGGGTTAATGTGAAGTTTCTCACACAGGTCATGTGTTACCTCTGTCACAATTTAAGCTGTACTGACTTCTTACCTCTTTTACACCTGATTATGCAATATTTGTCTGAGAGATGCTACATTCGATCAAAGGGTTTAGGATATAAAAACTGGATGACCTGTCTGTTAATCTGTGTGTGTCATCCCATCCAGTCCAGTGGTTTATACATGAACCAATTACTCACGATTTCTGCTAGAGTCAGACAAAACAATGTTGAATGTTGACCATTCATTAACCATGCTTGTGTTCTGACTCAAAGATCTCTACGCAAGTATGACAAATCCTAGAGGTCTTGCAGAATCTTTGCTTTTCAACTTTTTCTGCATATTTCTACCCTGTTCACCAGTGACTGTATGATATTGAGATACATTTAAGAGACTCATAAGCAACTATCACAACTAGATTTTCAGTGATGGTGAGGAAATCAAtgccatacatttaaaaatgtttatgtaaacTTTTGGACATTCTTCTACCATAGAACCAGTTTAAAGGGAGCTGAGGGCAAATCCCACTACAAGATTGGCAACCATTACTGAAAATGGATTTATTCAGAAGGCATAAGTAGAATGACTAGGGCTGGAGTAATGGGGAAAAAGAGCCTCCACAGTCACCATACCAAGGGAAGCAGCAGGGCGAGCAGGAAAGAGGGCATGAAGGGTCAAGGAGAGGGATGTCTGGGGTGGAGGGGGGCACAGGAGAAGCCAAGGCAATAGATCTAGGACCAAACAGGGCAGGTAAAATAAAGAATAGCAAGGCTCGACAGGACACGACTAGACTACACTACACTAGACTCGGTTCAGTTTGATAACCTTTAACAAGACAAGAAAAAATGCGTaattaaaagcaaatatttCAGCTGATATAAACAACATAAACCATCATATAAATGTAATGGTTTCAATAAGAATTTTGTTGGTTGTAATGGAACTATAATGGTCTATGTGGATCTCTACTTGTATGTGTTGTGTTAAGTTCTATGAGTGAGATCCATATGCAGAGTTTGGGGGACAGGGGGCACTGCCCCTTATGATGTTTTGTTTTAGCTATTAatcaaataaatgaatacagtTCATTCCCTTATACAATTCAACAAAATACTTAATTGGTAATTCAATTATTTTAACAATATAAATCACTAAAGTACATATAAAAAGCAATACAATCATTTATTCTATATAATGCCATTTATGAAATATATGAGAATTGTCCTGTTTTCCGTGTTTGTTCgaaaactgttataaaactattatgtttacatacacatTACTATgcataggcctgtttatataacaCTTCACATCATTGGTTTGGGTTAGGtgaagggaatagaatatacagtttgtacagtataaaatgcattacatctatggaatgtccccacaaaataTGGagaccagaatgtgtgtgtgtgtgtgtgtgtgtgtgtgttatatacTTATTAAGTATGTTAGAAAATAACAGTAGGGACAAAAAGGAAGTGATAAGCATAACGTGAACACTATAAGAAACacagagggaacagacttcaacAGAACACCGGACACCTTCTTTAAgtattttctattctaattattaataGAATTATGTATCGCCGATTAAGGGCTTGCAACTATAGATACTATTTTTGGTATTTCTATTCTGACAcccaacagcacaacaagacatttgcTAGTGGGTAATCTTGCCCATTTCACTTGTAtaattaattcatttttatACTGAATAGAAGTCCATTCATCCCACCACCACATGGAACCCTCTCCCCAACTGGACCATGGACACACACTCTAA encodes the following:
- the LOC129436640 gene encoding cytochrome P450 2K1-like, with the translated sequence MNAANTRSVIPVQHTHSDLMMAVVETLLQFSSSGTLLAALLVFLVLYVLSSNSKSHKERKYPPGPKPLPLLGNLLTLDLERPFDTLCELSKTYGNVFQVFFGPSKVVVLTGYKAVKEALVNRAEEFGDRDIQSIFKLLNKGHGITTANGESWKEMRRFALSNLRDFGMGKRGCEDKIIEEIQYLKKEFEKFQGKAFDTTQPVNYAVSNIISSIVYGSRFEYTDPRFTSMVDRANENVRLGGSVSLLLYNTFPWLGPFLNSKKAMVKNAQKNTESITQLTSELLETLNPQDSRGFVDSFLIRKQSDEKSNKKDSHFHQDNLIISVVSLFIAGTDTTGTTLRWALMIMAKYPHIQDRVQEEIDRVIGGRQPMVDDRKNLSYTDAVIHEVQRLANILPMNLPHTTSCDVNFNGYFIKKGTTVIPLLTSVLRDESVWKKPHSFYPEHFLDEKGQFVKNDAFMPFSAGRRICLGESLARMELFLFFTSLLQIFRFTPPPGVSEDELDLKGIVGITLNPSPHKLCAIKRS